In the Candidatus Electrothrix rattekaaiensis genome, one interval contains:
- a CDS encoding Rpn family recombination-promoting nuclease/putative transposase: MNIKKRYINLLTDYGFKKIFGDHVNKHLLLDFLNELFKDEQGEIRDLIYLKTEQLAFSRKDTADLCCKNEKGEIFIVGLRKSKHDFFSNRERYCSSLPIWEQEKRGKWDFGLKAVYTVAIFNFAFDEDKDQPTKYRYDAKLSDIESKRVGYDKQTFIYLEMPKFTKGLEELETGLDKWLYVIRNLHRLDKIPDKLRGKVFEQLFAAAEIARFTPDQMRLYEKSLHYYHEMKKSLATQFAEGWDEGLKDEQIEIALEMLGEGESVKKVADFTGLSLAVVKVLEHKRRQE; the protein is encoded by the coding sequence ATGAATATCAAAAAACGCTATATCAATCTGTTAACTGATTACGGTTTTAAAAAGATATTTGGGGATCACGTAAATAAGCATCTGTTGTTGGATTTTCTTAATGAACTGTTCAAGGATGAGCAAGGAGAGATTCGGGATTTGATCTATCTAAAAACTGAACAGCTCGCTTTTTCCAGGAAGGATACTGCTGATTTGTGCTGTAAAAACGAGAAAGGGGAAATATTTATTGTCGGGTTGCGGAAAAGCAAGCATGATTTCTTTTCAAACAGAGAGCGTTACTGTTCTTCCCTGCCTATTTGGGAGCAGGAAAAACGGGGGAAATGGGATTTCGGACTGAAGGCGGTGTATACGGTGGCGATATTCAATTTTGCTTTTGACGAGGATAAGGATCAACCGACGAAATACCGGTATGATGCCAAACTGTCGGATATTGAAAGCAAACGGGTAGGTTATGACAAACAGACTTTCATTTATCTGGAAATGCCCAAATTCACCAAAGGTCTGGAGGAACTGGAAACCGGCCTGGATAAATGGCTTTACGTTATCAGGAACCTGCATCGCTTGGACAAGATCCCGGACAAGCTGCGGGGAAAAGTTTTTGAGCAGCTCTTTGCAGCGGCGGAGATTGCTCGATTCACCCCGGATCAGATGCGCTTGTACGAGAAGAGCTTGCATTACTATCACGAAATGAAGAAATCTCTTGCTACGCAGTTTGCAGAAGGCTGGGACGAGGGGCTGAAAGATGAGCAGATTGAGATTGCTCTGGAGATGCTGGGCGAGGGGGAGTCGGTGAAAAAGGTTGCGGATTTTACCGGGCTTTCTCTTGCGGTTGTGAAGGTGTTGGAGCATAAGAGGCGGCAGGAGTAG
- a CDS encoding NosD domain-containing protein, with protein MKNKGCIIVTLLTATLTPPLCAASTFSYNDLNQLTASASGDNTSIRYDYDANGNITAVRTITPGDSDGDGLPDAWEQQYFGDLSHEPFEDADNDGYSNLEEYRAGSNPTDPSSIPIQCATTVPDDFTSIQAAANYVAITDFGGNVCVQPGTYTEPKLKLKDGVYLVALSDDPAATIIDGNGKDDVITFQGVRVGGVIGFTLRNSKKNGNAAAINISGAKQMPLIARNIITDNKHGIRLQGNVMPLLINNTIADNKGDGITAGGNSPATVLNNIVVSNKGTGIISKGKAIDELARNDVYNNKGGDYVRIAAGEGGISLDPRFANGYQLATDSPCIGTGLTLDGTAVDMGAYGNSSVHLVNNTAAAMFTDTDSDGIDDHWEQLFFGNLTTANATSDYDQDGYSDVQEYLNNRNRAVDPKGNSFDLTKVNEPDGNGYEVVEEKKVNFMTIIINFLLGSQEKKAPRQQRLHHIK; from the coding sequence ATGAAAAATAAAGGCTGTATTATAGTAACCCTGCTCACCGCAACCCTCACCCCACCCCTCTGCGCCGCAAGCACCTTCAGCTATAACGACCTCAACCAGCTGACCGCAAGCGCAAGTGGCGACAACACCTCCATCCGCTACGACTACGATGCCAACGGCAACATAACCGCCGTCCGCACCATCACTCCGGGCGACAGCGACGGGGACGGGCTGCCCGATGCCTGGGAACAGCAGTATTTCGGCGACCTCTCTCACGAACCCTTTGAGGATGCGGACAACGACGGCTACAGCAATCTTGAGGAATATCGTGCCGGTTCCAACCCGACAGATCCCTCGTCTATACCCATCCAATGCGCCACTACCGTCCCGGACGACTTCACCAGCATCCAGGCCGCAGCCAACTATGTCGCTATCACGGACTTCGGCGGCAATGTCTGCGTCCAGCCCGGAACCTACACGGAACCGAAACTCAAGCTGAAAGACGGTGTGTATCTGGTCGCCCTGTCCGATGACCCGGCAGCAACCATCATCGACGGCAACGGCAAGGACGATGTGATCACCTTTCAGGGCGTACGGGTCGGCGGGGTGATCGGCTTTACCCTGCGCAACAGCAAGAAGAACGGCAATGCCGCTGCCATCAATATCAGCGGTGCCAAGCAGATGCCCCTGATTGCCCGCAATATCATCACGGATAATAAACACGGTATCCGGCTCCAAGGGAATGTCATGCCCCTGCTGATCAACAACACCATTGCTGACAACAAAGGCGACGGCATCACGGCTGGGGGCAACAGCCCGGCCACGGTTCTCAATAATATCGTGGTCAGCAATAAGGGCACCGGTATTATCAGCAAAGGCAAGGCCATTGATGAACTGGCCCGCAATGACGTGTACAATAATAAAGGCGGTGACTATGTGCGCATCGCAGCAGGAGAAGGCGGTATCTCCCTTGATCCTCGCTTCGCGAACGGCTACCAATTGGCAACGGACTCACCCTGCATCGGCACGGGCCTGACGCTGGACGGCACAGCAGTGGATATGGGTGCCTACGGGAACAGCAGCGTCCACCTAGTCAACAACACCGCAGCGGCCATGTTTACGGATACGGACAGTGACGGCATCGACGATCACTGGGAGCAGCTCTTTTTCGGCAATTTGACCACAGCAAATGCAACCAGTGACTATGATCAGGACGGGTACAGCGATGTGCAGGAATACCTGAATAACCGGAACCGCGCTGTTGATCCTAAAGGGAATTCATTCGATCTGACCAAGGTAAATGAACCGGACGGGAATGGATATGAGGTTGTTGAAGAGAAAAAGGTCAACTTCATGACCATTATTATTAATTTTCTCCTCGGCAGCCAAGAGAAGAAAGCACCGCGTCAGCAGAGGCTTCATCACATCAAATAG
- a CDS encoding type II toxin-antitoxin system RelE/ParE family toxin encodes MYSVELMPKAVKDLKKLPQPDAARIAAQIQSLENGLAGDVKRLTNFTPEYRLRIGRYRALFEVEGDRVVVYRIRHRKEVYRKR; translated from the coding sequence GTGTATTCTGTAGAGCTGATGCCGAAGGCGGTCAAGGATCTGAAAAAGCTTCCTCAACCGGATGCCGCCAGGATAGCGGCACAAATACAATCCCTAGAAAACGGCCTGGCCGGAGATGTCAAAAGATTGACCAATTTCACACCGGAATATCGATTACGCATAGGAAGATACCGGGCACTTTTTGAAGTTGAAGGGGATAGGGTTGTAGTTTATCGAATACGACACAGAAAAGAGGTTTACCGCAAGAGGTGA
- a CDS encoding type II toxin-antitoxin system Phd/YefM family antitoxin, protein MKLNPQLIKRQGKSEFVVLPIEEFEAMTELIEDYEDLRELRDAKAKSQGQKSIPIKEVIAEFGL, encoded by the coding sequence ATGAAATTGAACCCGCAGCTGATTAAACGGCAGGGAAAGAGTGAATTTGTTGTTCTGCCGATTGAAGAATTCGAGGCAATGACAGAGCTGATTGAAGATTATGAAGATTTACGTGAGCTGAGGGATGCGAAAGCAAAATCTCAGGGGCAGAAATCAATTCCGATCAAAGAGGTGATTGCGGAATTCGGTTTGTAG
- a CDS encoding transposase codes for MQYRRVYVPGGTYFFTVNLADRSRTLLVDHIDDLRNAVQEVLTSHPFRIDTMVVLPDHLHAIWTLPEGDANYPVRWSLIKAGFSRCIPVDEQRSKSRIAKGERGIWQRRYWEHLIRDEQDYTNHANYIHYNPVKHGHVARVADWPYSTFHRAVKNGQYPPDWSEEPIFHVNDKEYE; via the coding sequence ATGCAATATCGACGGGTGTATGTGCCGGGCGGGACATATTTCTTCACGGTCAATCTGGCGGACCGGAGCCGGACCCTGCTCGTTGATCACATTGACGATTTACGGAATGCTGTGCAAGAGGTGCTGACATCACATCCCTTCCGCATTGATACGATGGTGGTGCTGCCCGATCATCTCCATGCAATCTGGACTTTGCCGGAGGGCGATGCAAATTATCCCGTGCGTTGGTCCCTGATCAAGGCCGGATTTTCACGCTGTATCCCTGTCGATGAACAACGGAGCAAAAGCCGAATCGCCAAGGGCGAACGGGGCATCTGGCAACGGAGGTATTGGGAGCACCTGATCCGGGACGAGCAAGATTACACAAACCATGCAAACTACATCCATTACAACCCGGTCAAACACGGTCACGTTGCCCGCGTTGCGGATTGGCCGTATTCGACATTCCACCGGGCCGTCAAAAACGGTCAATACCCGCCTGATTGGTCCGAAGAACCGATATTTCATGTGAATGACAAAGAATATGAATGA
- a CDS encoding HAD family hydrolase — translation MPKNHEKGLYIALISIHGLIRGNDMELGRDPDTGGQTRYVRDLAYALGKHREVDRVDLITQRVVDDAVSDDYAQAVEQLNKRAQIIRIDTGAEGYIRKEELWEYLDIFADNLLAMFQEQNRFPDILHSHYADAGFVGVRLSNLTGIPLVHTGHSLGRDKKLRLQAAGMQKEEIESRYNISRRIKAEEEVLATAELVVTSTRNEIEDQYELYDFYHPDNMAVIPPGADLEQFYPPRPGSKSPFLKAVRPFLRKENKPIILALSRPDERKNIKTLMHTYGQSSRLRKIANLVIIAGNRDDIRDMDEGSQQVIQELLLLVDLYDLYGKVALPKHHKAEEVAEIYRMCAASGGVFVNPALTEPFGLTLLEAGATGCPLLATENGGPVDIIENCKNGLLFDPLDEDQLRRRLIDILGNPSFWKSLQRNGLEGVRKHYSWQAHVKKYLHRITALIGTDKAVLDQREAGQKKIRPATKAIFSDLDQNLIGSSAGRKEMMALLLSNRKRLLFGIATGRSRDSALAIMVQKKIPRPDVLITGLGTSIYYGRSLIPDQTWLHHLDYLWMPGTLKRLLAETPGLRLQPRDKQGKFKLSYFYDEEKAPSVDELNVYLRQHDLTVNLSLAFGQYLDIVPVRASKGLALRYVSHRLEIPLENILVAGGSGADEDMMRGNTRAVVVGNRHHEELSDIDELVGVYFAKKPYAHGILEGIEHYNFLTEKELLSEDKD, via the coding sequence ATGCCAAAAAACCACGAAAAAGGACTCTATATCGCCCTGATCAGCATCCACGGCCTGATCAGAGGCAATGACATGGAACTAGGGCGTGACCCGGACACCGGGGGACAGACCCGCTATGTACGGGATCTGGCCTATGCCCTGGGGAAGCACAGAGAGGTAGACCGGGTGGACCTGATCACCCAACGGGTTGTGGACGATGCAGTGAGCGACGACTACGCGCAGGCCGTGGAGCAGCTCAATAAGCGGGCACAGATTATCCGCATCGACACCGGTGCTGAAGGCTATATCCGCAAAGAGGAATTATGGGAATACTTGGACATCTTTGCCGACAACCTGCTGGCCATGTTCCAGGAACAGAACCGTTTCCCGGATATTTTGCACTCCCATTATGCCGATGCCGGTTTTGTCGGAGTACGGCTGTCCAACCTCACCGGTATTCCTCTGGTCCACACCGGGCACTCGCTGGGCCGGGATAAAAAGCTGCGTTTGCAGGCAGCAGGGATGCAGAAGGAAGAAATCGAGTCCCGGTACAATATTTCCCGCCGTATTAAAGCAGAGGAGGAAGTGCTGGCAACAGCGGAACTGGTGGTCACCAGCACCCGCAACGAAATCGAAGACCAGTATGAGCTGTATGATTTTTATCATCCAGACAATATGGCGGTTATTCCGCCCGGTGCCGACCTAGAGCAGTTCTATCCTCCTCGACCGGGTAGCAAATCTCCTTTTCTAAAGGCAGTCCGGCCCTTTCTGCGTAAGGAAAACAAACCGATCATCCTTGCTCTGTCCCGGCCCGATGAACGGAAGAATATCAAAACCTTGATGCATACCTACGGCCAATCCTCTCGGCTGCGCAAGATAGCTAACCTCGTCATTATTGCCGGAAATCGCGACGATATCCGGGATATGGATGAAGGCTCACAGCAGGTTATTCAGGAACTGTTGCTCCTCGTTGATCTGTACGACCTCTACGGCAAAGTGGCCCTGCCGAAACACCATAAGGCCGAAGAAGTGGCTGAAATATATAGAATGTGTGCCGCTTCTGGAGGAGTGTTTGTCAATCCTGCTCTCACCGAACCTTTCGGACTGACTCTGCTGGAGGCGGGAGCTACCGGTTGCCCGCTTCTGGCCACCGAGAACGGCGGGCCAGTGGATATCATCGAAAACTGCAAAAACGGCCTGCTGTTCGATCCCCTTGACGAAGACCAACTGCGACGACGGCTCATTGATATCTTAGGTAACCCCTCCTTCTGGAAATCTCTGCAACGCAACGGGCTGGAAGGGGTGCGGAAACATTACTCCTGGCAGGCCCATGTAAAAAAATACCTGCACCGGATTACAGCCCTGATCGGGACCGACAAGGCCGTATTGGATCAGCGGGAAGCGGGTCAGAAAAAAATCAGACCAGCAACCAAGGCTATTTTTTCCGATCTGGATCAAAACCTGATCGGGAGTTCCGCAGGCCGGAAAGAGATGATGGCACTGCTGCTGAGCAACCGGAAAAGACTGCTGTTCGGTATCGCCACTGGTCGTTCACGGGATTCTGCCTTGGCCATCATGGTCCAAAAGAAGATTCCCAGACCGGATGTCCTGATTACCGGGTTGGGTACTTCTATTTATTACGGTCGCAGCCTGATTCCCGATCAGACTTGGCTGCACCATCTGGATTATCTCTGGATGCCGGGCACCCTCAAGCGACTGCTGGCTGAAACACCAGGACTTCGTCTCCAACCAAGGGATAAGCAGGGAAAATTTAAGCTCTCCTATTTTTATGATGAGGAAAAAGCACCTTCTGTGGATGAACTGAATGTGTACCTGCGGCAGCATGACCTGACCGTGAATCTCAGTCTGGCCTTTGGCCAGTACCTCGATATTGTTCCGGTGCGGGCCTCCAAGGGTCTTGCCTTGCGCTACGTCTCTCATCGCCTTGAAATTCCACTTGAAAATATCCTAGTTGCAGGTGGCTCCGGGGCAGACGAGGACATGATGCGCGGCAATACCCGTGCCGTGGTGGTCGGCAACCGCCATCATGAAGAGCTGTCAGATATTGACGAGTTGGTAGGTGTCTACTTTGCAAAAAAACCCTATGCGCACGGTATTCTTGAGGGGATTGAACACTATAATTTTCTTACTGAAAAAGAACTTCTCTCGGAGGATAAGGACTGA
- a CDS encoding RHS repeat-associated core domain-containing protein produces the protein MKPPKDVSCQGTLSSSLFCRITLLFLFFLFTLLSPLTVNSWADINITSPIVGDVWYTGETHNIQWNTDNTSSNVTIYLYKDGVRQRTITSNTPNNGSYSWTVLCCDNGNKYAVEVRTDDEYSYNSKYDYFTLAFPSTTSPGTPSSFTATAQSSTGIDLSWNAVSDVTGYDVYTCAGAFVGNTSQPSYLVTGLSPDTSYSYKVRSNSAEGSSNFTACQTATTLSTDPDSYTLSGKTKKADGTAILNATVTFTGLSSVQSIHDGEYSQTVPNGWSGEVCATRSGCDFSCVSVSNVTADTSGIDLICGQSKHKISGYTQRYNGTHIPSVTVSFSGESSVTSNSNGYYEKYVDHGWSGTISGSKLYYKFDSDTISTVTSDQPGNMVHGDYQQRTGRSASVPVRESNWSTPYSRSNSTSCSDCRKCEKSYADPIDISTGAQFLEYRLLSVQGLVPISFNLAYNSLVVDQEGIAGRAWSLNYDFAAKVVPADNEAVNVAWAENRTNRFNHDGGGLYSSLDEACLYDKLVKNSDNTYTLTRQDKTVYLFDTAGRLIELSDAQSRSLQFSYDSSERLKRIAEPVSGVFLEYAYNNEGLLQTVVDPLGREVSLSYDADRRLKTITDPDDYVLTFTWNDQDQILTGTSSEGYQLFANTFDAQGRVIAQDDGLSDNSEFTLSYDESQPDRIITTVTDRNGASTKYTFDSQYRMLEKIDELGNASAAYSYDAKGNRTQAVDANGHGSSFAYNDQGNMISVTDADGKSTGMSYDAKGYLAQLTDALGKTSSFTYDGQGRITQAVDPLGKAAAFSYNSAGQLVAVTSPLGRVVKYEYTDGLPTKVIRPEGNSETIRYDAAGRVTAVLDSEGNTTTFNHDLPCSGTSGPCRASSITDPLGNTVKITSDSRGNLLSLLDAKGNESRFEYDANGNLLRAINALGQVTAYEYDGEGRLVRLTDAKGNSSTLSYDAKGRMVALTDPLGNTRTLSYDKTRNLTAVQDAYGKVIQSLNYDNRDNPVGMTDAQGNNSGLQYDELNRLKQSTDPLGRVVQMNYDALDRLSSTVDPLGGTVAQSFNEEGQLIDITDPKGNRTSFAYDSNGRRISEISAAGSTVKYTYTARDLLAKLTNGRGQERQFSYDALGRMTAMSDPDGTTNFTYDANSNVLTVSDADGTSSREYDALDRVSKYTDSRGNVIRYAYDAVGNLSSLTYPDGKAVQYSYDAADRLVSVTDWNNRTTSYAYDKEGRLILTTRPNGSTVTRVYNEAGQLVQQKDIKAGGEVIVQYDYSYDKVGNIVEEKATPTPEPVAISPAKMTYGPANQLASYNGLAVQHDADGNMVQGPLNGKPASFVFDSRNRLRQVGSTVYTYDAENQRIAAAEGSAKTQYIVNPNASLSQVLVREDQDGTKTYYVYGIGLIGQEKNGAYRSFHYDFRGSTVAMTDEVGKITHQYVYTAYGTVNAVQEEAFNPFRYVGQYGVMYEVNGLYYMRARYYQPELRRFLGEDPIWNKNLFAYVEGNPLVGIDPSGLQQRQPSLQYEIISRSSSIVSTMRQLAGFFGWEEAKEALRLPGLGLLASKYAVILPGNDRPMEEKIYTIIGMAGEEDLRVELPLRFMLGQSPSEAMAASYATAVASQMEWDRVTPLAEACIALNHNGAPVDSYRFKKSYENCVRYRVTGDSSHYKFSEMELVALRKVYKERLNNFQDSRCFDSVRNEAIYH, from the coding sequence ATGAAACCTCCAAAAGATGTATCTTGCCAAGGTACACTCTCCAGCTCTCTTTTTTGTCGAATCACCCTTCTGTTTTTATTTTTTCTCTTTACATTGTTATCTCCTTTAACTGTAAATTCTTGGGCTGATATTAACATCACCAGTCCGATTGTAGGAGATGTATGGTACACTGGTGAAACTCATAATATCCAATGGAATACGGACAATACAAGTTCCAATGTTACTATCTATTTATATAAGGATGGTGTCCGACAACGTACCATTACATCAAATACTCCGAACAACGGCTCATACAGCTGGACTGTTCTGTGCTGCGACAACGGCAATAAATACGCCGTCGAGGTGAGGACGGATGATGAATACAGCTATAATAGCAAGTATGATTATTTTACCTTGGCATTCCCCTCAACCACATCACCGGGAACACCATCTTCATTCACCGCGACCGCCCAAAGTTCGACAGGTATTGATCTCTCTTGGAATGCTGTAAGTGATGTCACAGGTTATGATGTATATACCTGTGCCGGTGCTTTTGTTGGCAACACTTCGCAGCCCTCCTATCTTGTCACCGGATTAAGCCCGGATACTTCCTACAGCTACAAAGTTCGGTCAAACAGTGCTGAGGGCAGCTCCAATTTTACAGCCTGCCAAACCGCGACCACCTTGTCAACAGACCCGGACAGCTACACCCTTTCTGGCAAAACAAAAAAGGCTGACGGCACTGCAATACTCAATGCCACAGTTACTTTTACTGGGCTCTCCTCGGTGCAAAGCATCCACGACGGCGAATACAGCCAAACCGTGCCCAACGGTTGGAGCGGTGAGGTCTGCGCGACTAGGAGCGGCTGCGATTTCTCCTGTGTTTCTGTCTCCAATGTAACTGCTGACACATCCGGTATCGATCTGATTTGCGGACAGTCTAAGCATAAAATTTCAGGTTATACCCAGCGCTATAACGGTACACACATTCCATCGGTTACAGTTTCTTTTTCAGGGGAATCTTCAGTCACCAGCAACTCGAACGGCTATTATGAAAAATACGTGGATCACGGCTGGAGCGGCACAATCAGCGGTTCAAAATTATACTATAAGTTCGACAGCGATACTATTTCCACAGTCACTTCGGATCAACCGGGCAATATGGTCCACGGCGACTATCAACAGCGCACCGGTCGTTCTGCCTCGGTACCGGTAAGGGAATCCAACTGGAGCACTCCCTATTCCCGGAGCAACAGCACGTCATGCAGCGACTGTCGCAAGTGTGAGAAAAGTTATGCTGATCCTATAGACATCTCCACCGGTGCCCAGTTTTTGGAGTACAGACTTTTGTCGGTTCAGGGGCTTGTGCCGATCAGCTTTAATCTGGCCTACAACTCGCTGGTCGTTGATCAGGAGGGGATAGCAGGCAGGGCATGGAGTCTGAACTACGACTTCGCGGCCAAAGTAGTACCTGCGGACAACGAGGCTGTGAATGTTGCATGGGCGGAGAACAGGACCAACCGTTTCAACCATGACGGCGGCGGGCTGTACAGCTCCTTGGATGAGGCCTGCCTGTACGACAAACTGGTCAAGAACAGCGACAATACCTACACCCTGACCCGGCAGGATAAGACAGTCTATCTGTTCGATACTGCCGGTCGGCTTATCGAACTCAGCGATGCACAGAGCCGATCCCTCCAGTTCAGCTATGACAGCTCCGAGCGGCTGAAACGAATCGCCGAGCCAGTCTCCGGGGTTTTTCTTGAGTATGCCTATAACAACGAGGGGCTTCTTCAAACCGTTGTTGACCCTTTGGGCCGTGAGGTGAGCCTAAGCTATGATGCTGATCGCCGTCTGAAGACCATCACCGACCCGGATGATTACGTTCTTACCTTTACCTGGAACGACCAGGATCAGATTCTCACCGGGACCAGCTCAGAGGGGTATCAGCTCTTTGCCAACACCTTTGATGCTCAGGGCCGGGTTATTGCTCAGGACGACGGTCTGTCCGACAACAGCGAGTTCACTCTTTCCTACGACGAGAGCCAGCCGGACCGGATCATCACTACGGTCACGGACCGGAACGGAGCCAGCACCAAATACACCTTTGACAGCCAGTACCGGATGCTGGAGAAGATCGACGAACTCGGCAATGCCAGCGCGGCGTACAGCTATGATGCCAAGGGTAACCGCACCCAAGCTGTGGATGCCAACGGGCACGGCAGCAGTTTTGCATACAATGACCAAGGCAACATGATCTCGGTTACGGATGCGGACGGCAAGTCCACCGGGATGAGTTATGATGCAAAAGGCTATCTCGCCCAACTTACCGATGCCCTGGGAAAAACCAGCAGCTTTACCTATGACGGTCAGGGACGGATAACCCAGGCCGTTGACCCGCTCGGCAAGGCTGCGGCATTCAGTTACAACAGTGCCGGTCAGTTGGTCGCAGTGACTTCGCCTCTGGGCAGGGTTGTCAAATATGAATATACAGACGGGCTGCCGACAAAGGTGATTCGTCCTGAAGGCAACAGCGAAACAATTCGCTATGATGCCGCCGGTCGTGTAACGGCTGTGCTCGACAGCGAGGGCAATACGACCACGTTCAACCATGACCTCCCTTGTTCTGGTACTTCCGGTCCCTGCCGGGCCTCCTCAATTACTGATCCGCTGGGCAACACCGTCAAAATAACCTCTGACAGCAGGGGCAATCTGCTTTCACTGCTTGATGCCAAGGGCAACGAGAGCCGTTTCGAGTATGACGCGAACGGTAATCTGCTCCGGGCCATCAATGCCCTCGGTCAGGTGACAGCATACGAATACGACGGCGAAGGTCGTCTTGTCCGACTGACTGATGCCAAAGGAAACAGCAGTACTCTGAGTTATGATGCCAAGGGTCGCATGGTGGCGTTGACTGATCCCCTGGGCAATACCCGAACCCTGAGCTATGACAAGACCCGCAATCTGACAGCTGTGCAGGATGCCTACGGTAAAGTGATACAGTCCCTGAACTACGATAACCGAGATAATCCGGTCGGAATGACCGATGCCCAGGGCAATAACTCCGGCTTGCAGTACGACGAACTGAACCGGCTGAAGCAGAGCACTGACCCGCTGGGTCGGGTCGTGCAGATGAATTACGATGCCCTTGATCGCCTGTCGTCAACCGTTGATCCGCTGGGCGGAACAGTAGCGCAGTCCTTTAATGAAGAGGGTCAGCTCATTGATATTACTGATCCCAAGGGCAACCGAACAAGCTTTGCCTATGATAGTAATGGTCGCCGGATCAGCGAGATCTCAGCAGCGGGTAGCACGGTCAAGTACACCTATACGGCCCGCGATCTGCTCGCCAAGTTGACCAATGGCCGGGGGCAGGAGCGGCAGTTCAGCTACGATGCCTTGGGTAGGATGACCGCAATGAGCGACCCGGACGGCACCACCAATTTTACCTATGATGCCAACTCCAATGTGCTCACGGTCAGCGATGCTGACGGCACCAGCAGCCGCGAATACGATGCCTTGGACAGGGTGAGCAAGTACACGGACAGCCGGGGCAATGTCATCCGCTATGCCTACGATGCCGTGGGCAACCTGAGCAGCCTGACCTACCCGGACGGCAAAGCGGTGCAGTACAGCTACGATGCGGCGGATCGGCTGGTGAGCGTGACCGACTGGAATAACCGCACGACGAGCTATGCCTATGATAAGGAAGGGCGGCTGATCCTGACTACCCGACCCAACGGCAGCACGGTCACCCGCGTGTACAACGAGGCCGGGCAATTGGTACAACAGAAGGATATCAAGGCCGGGGGCGAGGTCATTGTTCAATATGATTACAGCTATGACAAGGTCGGCAATATAGTCGAGGAAAAGGCCACACCCACGCCTGAACCGGTGGCAATCAGCCCGGCAAAGATGACCTACGGCCCGGCCAATCAGTTAGCGAGCTACAACGGCCTAGCGGTGCAGCACGATGCGGACGGCAATATGGTGCAGGGGCCGTTGAACGGGAAACCAGCGTCCTTTGTTTTTGATTCCCGTAACCGCCTGCGGCAGGTCGGCAGCACGGTCTATACTTATGATGCGGAGAACCAGCGCATTGCAGCGGCGGAGGGCAGTGCGAAAACGCAGTATATTGTCAATCCTAATGCCTCGTTGAGTCAGGTGCTGGTCCGGGAGGATCAGGACGGGACAAAGACCTATTATGTGTATGGAATCGGCTTGATCGGGCAGGAGAAGAACGGTGCGTATCGGAGTTTTCATTATGATTTCCGGGGCAGCACGGTGGCTATGACCGATGAGGTCGGCAAGATCACGCATCAGTATGTCTATACTGCCTACGGCACGGTGAATGCGGTGCAGGAGGAGGCGTTTAATCCGTTTCGCTATGTGGGGCAGTATGGGGTTATGTATGAGGTGAACGGGTTGTATTATATGCGGGCGCGGTATTACCAGCCTGAGCTGAGGCGTTTTCTCGGGGAAGATCCGATTTGGAATAAGAATTTGTTTGCTTATGTGGAGGGTAATCCTTTGGTGGGGATTGATCCGAGTGGGTTGCAGCAACGGCAGCCCAGCTTGCAATATGAAATTATTAGTAGATCTAGCTCTATTGTATCGACTATGCGTCAATTAGCTGGGTTCTTTGGATGGGAAGAAGCTAAGGAGGCCCTGCGTCTTCCTGGATTAGGTCTTTTGGCATCGAAATATGCTGTCATATTACCTGGTAATGATAGGCCTATGGAAGAAAAAATTTACACTATCATTGGAATGGCAGGTGAAGAAGATTTGCGGGTAGAGCTGCCATTGAGGTTTATGCTTGGGCAATCTCCTAGCGAAGCTATGGCTGCAAGTTATGCTACTGCTGTAGCAAGTCAAATGGAATGGGACCGTGTTACACCATTAGCAGAGGCGTGTATTGCTCTTAATCATAACGGAGCTCCTGTTGATTCATATCGTTTCAAAAAATCCTATGAAAATTGTGTTCGTTACAGAGTGACAGGGGACAGCTCGCACTATAAGTTTAGTGAAATGGAACTAGTTGCATTGCGTAAAGTTTATAAAGAACGTCTGAATAATTTTCAGGATTCTCGTTGTTTTGATTCTGTTCGGAATGAGGCTATATATCATTAA